The region AATGCCTTTTCTGCAGTTTTTAAGTAGATAGTATCTGCACAGGCTTCTCTTAAAACAATGACAGATTGATCACAAGCTTTTTTAATCAGATTCAGGATCAGGGCTGCGGTCAGTAATATTATAATGTCAAGGATGCATTCCTGGTACTGCCCTTTTACCACTTTGTTGAGAACTCTCCCATAAAAGAACAGTTGTGTAAAAGGACCTGCTGCTCCTGCTAATGCACCCATTACGATAATCCATATAATATTCGGATGATCCGTTTTTATCAGCTTTATAAAGGAAATAGAATCATGCCATACTTTCTTGAATTTCATCTTCTTCCTCCTTGTAATATTTACTCTGGATTTGAAACATATTTGCATACTTTCCGTTAAGCCTTACAAGTTCTTCATGGCTTCCCTCTTCTGCAATCATCCCCTTTTCAAGAAAAAGGATTTTGTCACAGTACCTGGTAGATGCCAGCCTGTGGGATATAAACAAAGCGGTTCTTTCATGAAGTAGACTCTGATACTGCTCATAAAGTTCACTTTCTGCGATGGCATCCATAGCCGCAGTAGGTTCGTCAAACAGTAAAAGTTTAGCCTTCTTATATAAAGCCCTTGCAAGCAATAGCTTTTGCAGCTCGCCGCCTGAGAGCTGTATACCGCTTTCTTCTACATCCTTATTTAAGTAAGTATTTATTCCTTTTGGTAGGCTCTCTATCTTCTTCCTTAATCCTGCCAGTTCCAGCGCTTGATCAAGGTCTTTTCGATTAATTTTACTATCTGGCACCCCACAGATGTTCTCTCCTATTGTTAAGGACAGAACAGCAGTATCCTGGAAGATAACAGCGATTTGCTTAAAATAACTTTCTATATTAAGCTCCCTGGTATCTATCCCATTAATAAGTATTCTGCCACTTGTCGGCTGATAGAAACCGCACATCAGTTTTACAAGGGTAGTCTTGCCGGCACCGTTTACTCCTACCAGTGCATATTTATCCCCCTTATTCATGTGAAAGCTGATATCCTTAAGCACATAACTTGATGCGCCTTCATACTGGTAGGAAACATGGTCAAATACAATATCAAGAGCCATATCCTCTTCCTCTATCTCCTTCCCATCCTTGTGGGAAAAGATATCTTTCAGGTCGCAGAATTTTCTAAAATCACAAATCATATAATGGCATCTCCCAAGTTCCGAGATCTCCTCTGTAATCTTCATCATCCAACTTGCCACTCCACTTACGATACCAAGATAAAGGACAAATTCGGATACAGATAGACCATGCATCAGCAAATAAATCAAATACCCGTAGCATAAACCATCCCTAATAAACTTTAAAAGGATTTCCACCACATCATTTACATAATAGATACCTCTGACTTTAGACTTAATTTTCTTTAACCTGTTATTTGCTGATGTGTACACTCTACCAATAAGCTTATCTAACTGATAAAGCCTGATATCCTTACCTGCCTTTAAATCAAAGGACTGCTCCTGTAAATAACCTTGTGTAATTTTAATCTTAGATATTTCGTTCTTTTGTTTGTTCTCATAGAGTTTGGCACGGTGAAATACCATTACCTGAATTGCTGAAAGCACCAGCAAAAGCAGCAGAATAACCGGATTAATCCATCCTATTACAACGGCATAGGTTATAAGCCCTAATACATTGGTTAGAAGGAGAACATTTCGGTGCATAAAACCCTCCAGACCATGCCAGTTACCATAGACGCTGTCTCCCGCTTTTTTTAGTTCCTCCCTCACTGACTCCTTTTCCAATTGGCTGTAATCTATGGAAAAACACCTTTGGAACAGGATCAAAGAAAAGAAATTCATTCGGATATCAATATACTGGTTTCTGTTTCTATTGGACAGAAAAGCCTGAACAGCTGAGATGGCACCATACACCGAAAATA is a window of Lachnoclostridium phytofermentans ISDg DNA encoding:
- a CDS encoding ABC transporter ATP-binding protein, producing the protein MKKGKEVPYSLRDNFHYIYANMWKYDKSLIFYGLAEIIFNVLLPLCGIILPSIVVGLLEKRAGVPKFIQMMFIVFSVYGAISAVQAFLSNRNRNQYIDIRMNFFSLILFQRCFSIDYSQLEKESVREELKKAGDSVYGNWHGLEGFMHRNVLLLTNVLGLITYAVVIGWINPVILLLLLVLSAIQVMVFHRAKLYENKQKNEISKIKITQGYLQEQSFDLKAGKDIRLYQLDKLIGRVYTSANNRLKKIKSKVRGIYYVNDVVEILLKFIRDGLCYGYLIYLLMHGLSVSEFVLYLGIVSGVASWMMKITEEISELGRCHYMICDFRKFCDLKDIFSHKDGKEIEEEDMALDIVFDHVSYQYEGASSYVLKDISFHMNKGDKYALVGVNGAGKTTLVKLMCGFYQPTSGRILINGIDTRELNIESYFKQIAVIFQDTAVLSLTIGENICGVPDSKINRKDLDQALELAGLRKKIESLPKGINTYLNKDVEESGIQLSGGELQKLLLARALYKKAKLLLFDEPTAAMDAIAESELYEQYQSLLHERTALFISHRLASTRYCDKILFLEKGMIAEEGSHEELVRLNGKYANMFQIQSKYYKEEEDEIQESMA